The nucleotide window CAGCAGTTCTAATAAAACCTCACATTTATCATATTGATTGGGAAATAAAGGAGCAGCAGGGAGATGATGAGGTCGTCCCTCTGATCAGTGAACGCTCTCCCTCTGTTAGCACACAGATGGTACAGCAGTCTGATTGTCTACAATTGCTTACACTTTCTTCTAGTGTGAATGATTCTTCTACATGAGGTTTAAATCCATGTTTTAAAGAGGAATTCCATGGGAAACCTTATATTAGACTTTGTTTTGTACATAAACACCACCACCATCTTTCTATATAATCTATTATTTTTCCAGTTAGTATGTTTTGGCTGTAAAGTGCCCAATGGGACATTGTTGCTGAAAAAGTGATCATTTCGCAATAATCTAAAGCAGTGATTGCCAACCAGTGTTCCCTGGACCACTGGCAGgtcacaagaaaattttggtggtctccAGAAAAATGTAGACACTGCAAAAAGACATTAAAACTCTGAAATGGTCCTAACTTGAAATAAAAACTGCTCTCCAGTTTAAATATGCATAAACTTATTTCAAACAAGCTGAAACAAATATTccactaaaaatgtgtaatacttaCCTAAGATtcaataattttgtaataaactaaatgtaatcattttgttacacttaaactttaaagattttgttatgatttatcattttggtatatttaataGGTGCAtttcaacttaaaaaaagttctgggttcaacactggacCATCAGTAAGCATAGAGCAGAGGAAACAAATACTAACAACACTTGCCAACCTTTTACCAGTTTGTTGTGTCTAAATTTTACCAATGGGGTTAGTTGAGCTGGGAACTGGTGAGGATGTCACAGTACTAGATATTTACAGGTTCTAAATGGCTGATTCTCCTTTATTGCAGGACATTTATGCCACCTGCTTTATCTAGTGTGACAAATAGGTATTTTCAGGGGTTTGCTTTTATCAGTAGttaggaagttttatttttttttaaacagtatatataattttatttttttcagggcTTTCTGTGTCTCCCAGAATCTCAAAATGGACAGCCTCACAGAAGTCCTCGCTGGAAGCTTCTCGGTTTCTTCAGATCTCAACAGTCCGTCTGCTCCCCATCCACGACTGGCACAGTACAAAGGCAAATACAGCTCTCTAGAGCAAAGTGAACGCCGAAGGAAACTTCTGGAACTACAAAAAGCGTGAGTAACAGAATATTCTTAACTAATTGAAAATTTTTACTAGGTCATTACCATGCAAGAAGACTCATGGCATACAACTTAGACAGAAACAGTGGGCATTATGTTTAATTTCAGTGCCGCCACCACCCCCTTACTGCAAGATTAAATGCTTTTTTGCTAGGGGTAATATAAGAAGCAATTAAGCCTCCTTTCAGCTTTATGATCACTCCCCTAAGCCCCCTTGCCATTCTTATGGTTGGATGCGCAATGAGGTCATTGAATAATGCAGAAGCATGAGTCCTGCCTTATAAGCGAGGATGCTGAAGGCCTGCCCACATGCTGGAGTGTCAAAGAAAAGTGGAGAGTACAAGTGTCAAATATGGTACTGTTATGTTCCCCCTAAACTGAAGCAAGCATTCAACCCTTGCAGTAGTGGGGGATTGGCAGCTTCAATCATGTGATTTCATAGCTCCCCATGGAGATTTGTCAACTGATTCCACAGGCAGCAAAGCAATGCTATATTACAATGGCGCCTCCTCTGATGCGTCACAGTAGGTATAGCTTGCATTCCTTGCAAAACATTGCTTTTTACTTGTAAGAATATAGAGCTGCTGTGACTTACTAAAAAGCtctagtttttgtttcttttgaccAAAGAACTTTTGAAGCATTGGGGCTTCTCAAcgtgcatttaaagaaaaaatcaagTAGAATTGTATGTGTCTTTTAGACGTTTCTAGTTCTCCTAGCATgagatacacttttatttagACAAAAAGGAATGTTGTGTGATGTGATATGGTTACACTTTGAGCTTGGGAGTCATCCAAGGTCAGTTTTGAAGTTTTCCCTCATTCTTTTTTAGGGGGTAATGGAGAAAATATTAGTTCTTTGATGCCTAGATGTGTCATTTTTAGGAAACGATTAGATTATGTAAACCATGCCCGTCGCCTGGCTGAAGATGACTGGACAgaacaagaggaggagaagaaggtAGACCATAAACACGAAGAAGATGATGGAGTGGGAGATGAAGAAGATATGGATGTAGATCCTGGCAAAAAGCTGCCAAGGCATTATGCTAACCAGGTTATTAAAGCCAACATTTCATtaattcatgtttattttgaGCTCGTTTTATATCTCTTGCCTAGCTCCTGTGTTTTTACTTGCTTACTTATTTGTCTTTTTCCCCCTTCAGCTAATGCTTTCTGAGTGGTTAATAGAAGTCCCTCCCGATCTGACTGATCTCTGGCTTCTTGTAGTGTGCCCCACTGGAAAACGTTCCTTGATTGTGGCATCTAGGGTGAGCTATTTGTATGTATACCCCCGGCATCCACTTTAGGCGGCCCCAAAATTGTCCTCATTATCTTACATTAAAacaagttgttttttgtttgtttgttttgtttttttatgaataatggtAGTTGTGTTGTTCAGTTGGGTGTGTCATTGGTATCACTTGTAATTATGGCTCCATTgcaatttttaatgaaacaagtGCTGATTAGATGCAGAGCTAAACAATAATTATAAGTGTACTGGCACTCAGTTTACCAGCTCCTACACAGCTCCTCAGGTTAATGTTAACTACATTAACGAACCTGTTGCAACTTTTTCCTGCTTAGTCGCAATATGAAGTCTGCTACTTAAAAGTTTGAACATTAAAAGCTGAGCTTGGTTTTGGGtatatgcattttacatttggGCTATTTATAGAAGGAAGTATCATTTTAGACTGTATTACATTTGTCAGTATATCATGTTTTATTAGGATAAATTTGGCAATTTGGATAGCACTGCAATGATTAGGCAAGGCAAATTCCATCATCCTTTGCTGCCGTTGTAAAACTTAATTAACCCTCTCATTGCAGCAAAGCttgctattttgtttttgcttagaAACTGGTAACCCATTACAATGAAATTAGGTACCAGGAGAAAAGGTTTGGTTTTTTTCCATGGCAATGTTCACTTCTTCAGGGGTGCCTTTAGCACAGTGGAATGCTTACAGCATGTTCCTTTCTTCCAAGGATATACTGAATAAAATAGAGTcgtaaaagtgtttttaattgtaCTTTTGTGAAAAGCTTCTTGTTTGTCTTCTTTTCTGTTGTGGATCTTCTTTAGGAAGACTTGTGCTGGTTATCATTGCTGACCTCCCATTCTAAAATGTGGATTGCTACTCTCCTATCAATACTTTGGTTTTCATCCCTTAAGTCATTAGATAGATGTAAGACACATTATGGTAAAGTGgactaaaagaaaataagaaagccCCGCTTATTAGTTTAAAACCTAactgaactttcattaaaaaaaaggcaattacaGGTCGAGCTTTCTTTTGAGatccaaaaaatatgtttattttttttgctttaggagAGTGGATAGAGCCATGCAAGCTATTCCTTTATGCCTGTTTGTGGCCAAATGCACATTTAGTCATGTTAGTTTATAGTATAAATACATCCTAATATTTTTAGCCATTTATTCCAAATTGCATTAATCTGTTTTAGGATGGTTTACCGTCATTGGTGCAGTTTATGGAAACCATGGctaaaacagacagaaaaaaacagacccaGTGGAACAATCATGTCATGTTATGGTGAGGTGGGCTAAAAAGTGTCGCTCCATAAACCCTATTCTGTGGTTTCCATATGGTGTGCTGATGATGATCACTAGTCTGAAACATCTGTATAGTTTTAGGCTGTAACTGTActttaaaacattgattttggATTTGCAGTTTGCCACATGAGCACAAAGGTATGGTTTGCAAGGCACACTTCACTaacctaaaaagaaatgtaaacctGTTTTCATCTGTTATGGAAGCGAGTCCTGAAAATACCTTCTGTTTTATGAAGATCCTACTGTGTTTCTAATTTTCCTATGACACTAATTGCACGCTTGTTACAAGTCAGTGACTCAAGTACTATAGCAAGATACAGCCAAACCACAAACAGTTGTATGACAGTTGTTCTTTTATTTGAAAGGTGTAGCTGTTAAAATCAGACACAAGGTATTCATTGGTTGTAATGTTTATCACTCCTAATTCTGTTCCAGGGCTCCACTGCAGCTTATACTAAGAGTGGATATTGTGTGAACAGATTTCCTTCCCTGTTACCAGGTGGAAACCGACACAACAGTTCCAGTGGCAAAGGTGAGGGATCTATTGTGTGTAATGGTAAATAGTAAAGTTAGCTGTTATTTTCACATTTGCAGTGGGCAAGATCAATACTTTATAGGCACTTGTTGCCAGTTATGTTTTGTTTACTTAGTGTGAGCTAATTTTCATCACACTTTCAACTTATGTTACATTTGAATTTAGGGATCCTATCATCTTCTCTCATGGATGGATGCCTGACCTATGTGTCCATTCACAGTGTTGTCCTTGTTTCCCAACATCTCTCTTGTAACAGGGTGTTTTGTAGTTGTCACACAGCAGCTTTGTATATAACTCCAGCAAAAGTAAAAACTATGGTCCAAAAGCTGATCATTGTAAGCACACTGCTCGTTATTAATTGATTTGCCCCAacatctgtaagggtgaattcagacctgcagtgggctGCAGCATTCTGCCTAGGGCTCAACCGCAGATTTGAATGGGAAAGGTTTTTGCTTGTGGCTGCGGCAGATTGAGCCACGGTTCCTAAAAGTGGCTAGTCACTTTTGGCTGTACAGGTTTTTGAGCACACCCTCACTTTTGCTGGACAACTTGGCCTGTTTAAAGAAGTGGACAAAAAAAGATCTGTGGGCAGGATGATAATAAGACattaataaatgttacaaaaagggttttggaaaaacaaaactgCTGTGTGTAATGCTATCAAAAAAAACTatatcatctattttttttttttttaacagcattgGTTCGATTGGccggaatatatttttttttagcatggtgAAATAACATTTGTTTAGAGAGACAGGATCCGATCACACTTGTTGGAACAGTATAAAATGTAATCACAACTGTATGTGTGTCCATCTCCATAAAATGTATTACCTTGATTTGCTCATTTTcttgtgttggaaaaaaatagtagtatcaaaaataaaacattctgtgtTCTTCCTCTGCAGATTACACTATTTTGGACTGTATATTCAACGAGGCATCTCGGACCTATTATGTGTTAGATGTCATGTGTTGGAGGGGACATCCAGTTTATGATTGCCAGGTAAGTGCATTTGTTATCTGTTACTGTTGGCATGCATGCACAGTTGCTCCCCTCAAAAGTACACTGTATCAAACCTGGGCACGTCACACTGTGTGtagttataaattattccctgtCAATTTGGCCTAGATTCCCccataattttgttaaaatatatagcagcggtcgccaactggtggtccgcggccctggccagtgcgcccctccAGTGGGGTTTTGCTCCTGACTcccctggggggtgcaccagTCAGAAACATGTCCCCTGTGTGTATCACGGACTCGGGcgatgggcaggttgtgtctctggactcagacctgcgttgggagagtgggtgggttctggcatcatgtcactaaaggggaagtttcttcccctttgagtgacacactgctcctcgcgcatgcgtggtccggagtctaaaaatttagtggtccctgtggtccaaaaggttggcaaccactaatATGCATTTACTGTTGttacttttgacaattggccactaggtggcagaacaggTCTATAcattcaaatgaaaaatgtagaGGGACTTGAATGTCTGTCAAGGAACATCTAGATGAATTGACGTGAATAatttataccgtgtttccccgaaaacaagacaccccccgaaagtaagccctagcaggatttttggctgttttccagcaagctcgaaatataagcccttccccgaaagtaagccccagcttaataccgtagaatatcttcagcacatactgtacatagtggtgggggagaaagtaaaggacatcacagactgtcacacgagtgcaggactgtcacaacatcactaccccgtacatacgagtattccaggctcacactatccatcacttctccgggggcagagctgatgattgtagagagagatgtgaagggagggcacactgagcctgtcacatctctccttctcaaatgatcgtggtggggggaggagaaaagagaggacgctgaggatgccacacctctcctccagtgcagtgcagaactgattgtgctgggggggagtgaagggagaacagcgtggataaggctgtcccatctctcttccagagcacagtgatgcaggactgattggtgagggggggagggtagaagagggaggacacagcacacagcttacttacagagttaccatgatgtcacagaatgtgataacgtttgaaataaatgttaatttttttgcggtttgttgttcttctcaaaatataagccctacctgaaaataagccctagggcatttcttggagaaaaaaataatataagacagtgtcttattttcggggaaacacggtaaatgTACCCCTAAGGGTGTGATAAAAAACAAATGAGCAGGATCTATCTTCAGGAACAACCATGTGAAAACAGTCAGTAGATGATAGAGGTTATCAGCTGAAGttacatataacataaaaacTTAACATTCCAGGTAAATCTTATGGCTGGCTTTAACCCCTATTGTTCCTAAATGTAATGAATGGTGTCACTAGGAAGGCTTGAAAGGTGTAAGATAAAGCAATTCtaggcttaaagcagaaccaaatccTAACATAAATTAAACTGTCaggtttattacagaagggacaggcattCCTAATTAAATGGCTCTTATTCTAAGAAACGCATTGTATGAACATCATCTCATGTAAACATTATAttaggaaaaaagcaaaatgtcaaaGGGATACATACGTTTTCAACAGTTTGtgacaaatgtatctttttacagatatttttttatccaCATCTTGATTTGAAATAATATACACAGCACAAACTATATTGTATTGGGCATTATTGAGCTTAATGGGCGATATTGGTGTTTGTTCTACTAAATATATGACCCCTTCTTCTATGTATGTAGGTAAACTGCTCTCATATGTATTTCAGTTGTGTACTGTATATAGCTGTTTGTCTTATATTCAGCTTAAATCAATAGCCAcaatctcattatttttttttccctagactGATTTTCGTTTTTATTGGCTTCAGTCAAAACTTCAAGAGCAGGAAGGACTTGATGATATTTCCAAGCTTAATCCAGTGAGTAGTCAGATATTAGGTCATAAACCATGCTGCAAAGGGTGCAGTATTTTTCCTAGATATTTACAAATCTTAtactcctttttttccctttttcttttaaagttcaAGTTTATTGGTTTGCAGAACTTCTCCTGCTGCCTGGATTCCATACAGAACGTCCTAATGCAAACATTTCCCTACCAGGTATTGTGTACACTGTATCGTATATCTCAATAACTATAGGCCTTGTATTGGATTGTGTGCAATAAGAATTGCCCATGTTTGACCCTACTGACCAATAATATTGTACTTAAAAGACAATTTGAATCTGATTGGTTTGCTGTGTTTCACTACAGACAGTTTGTGTTCAACGAGAGACATATAAATGCTAATGTTATGCAAGAAAATTGGAACTTCCAAGCTTAAGTTACTCCAGTATTTAGCAAGAATTATTCTGCATTCATAAAAGTGAATGTTGCACCTAAGTGCATGTCCTCTAAGATTCTACAGTAGCTTTTTTTCAACATTCCCACATATACAACAGAAACTGTTACATGTTACTACTGTGCTTAAGAAAAGATCAGTCATTTGGAAATATCTTCTTCAAATAAATGTACACAGCAAACTCTGGAACTGCAGTTTTTCATTTGAAGGTGATATTATTGTTAAAAGCTAATTATGCATCCAGAGCGTAAAAGTGACCCACCTAGTTTGGCAACCTGTATTATTCAGCCGTTTGGATTGGAATAAATGATCTAATGCCTAAATTCATAGCCATGAGTAGTTGGTGACAAATCTGTCCATTGTAGCCACGGATATATTTTGTGATAATTAGTACCAcacctatttgaaaaaaaaaaagttctctt belongs to Pyxicephalus adspersus chromosome 2, UCB_Pads_2.0, whole genome shotgun sequence and includes:
- the SNUPN gene encoding snurportin-1, yielding MDSLTEVLAGSFSVSSDLNSPSAPHPRLAQYKGKYSSLEQSERRRKLLELQKAKRLDYVNHARRLAEDDWTEQEEEKKVDHKHEEDDGVGDEEDMDVDPGKKLPRHYANQLMLSEWLIEVPPDLTDLWLLVVCPTGKRSLIVASRGSTAAYTKSGYCVNRFPSLLPGGNRHNSSSGKDYTILDCIFNEASRTYYVLDVMCWRGHPVYDCQTDFRFYWLQSKLQEQEGLDDISKLNPFKFIGLQNFSCCLDSIQNVLMQTFPYQVDGLLFYHKHTHYTPGSTPLVGWLRPYMAPDLLGFPPPPGPLTEKPAYAKEQMRQILEHKKEGKGAAEGGRYELEHLSTLPTDQSVTSEGIEGENGSKTCDDQNSFSSTRMDSS